The genomic region CGGTGCCGGCCGACCAACGGCTCGTCGATCGCCCCGCGATCGGTGACCTCGCACACGATGCAGTCCTCGTCCTGCCACAACCGCATGGTCGCGTCGCCGCCGCCGTACTGCGCGCTGTTGCTGGCGAGCTCGTCGACTGCGATCACGAGGTCGGCGGTGCGTTCCGACCCGAGCCCGAGGCTGGTCGCGCACCGGGCCACGGCGCTGCGCATGTCGTGCAGGCGCTCGAAGACCACCGTCCGCTGCTCGAGTACCTCGGTGGGCTCCGGCAGCGCATGACCGATGCTGGCGAGCTCCTCGCTCGGGGCTCGGTAGCTCGTGCTGGGCCGGCGTGCATCGCCTCGTCGTGTCATCGGGTGGCTCCGGTAGGCGCGGTCGATCACCCCAGGGTCGAGGGCGTCTGTGTCGTACGGGCAGATCAGGGTCCAGGGCGTCGAGTCGGCGAAGGCGAGGTTCAGCAGGGACTCGTGCACCTGACATTCGACGACCTCGGCGGCTGTCCGGCCGGCCCAGATCGGCTCGCCGATGCCGCGCACCCGCTGGCCGCCGCTGCCGCATTCGTCGACGAAGTCATGCCAGACGGGAATGATCCGCGACGGATTGCGGCCGACATCGGCCAGGTCCGCGAATCGCACCCGGTCGGCGTCGCGGTCGAGCGCCGCGCGAACGAGGTCGAGCTTCGTCGGCTCTGCGGCGACCAGCACCGGTTCGCCGGCCGAGAGGCCGTCGATGATGAAGGGCACCGTTCCCGCCACGAAATCGGCTGGGCCGGCGTAGAGCATGGCTTCGTGGCGAAACACGTCAGCAGGCGCCGCCGTCTCGGTGGTCGCTGTCAACGCCCCGCCCCATCCCTGCCCGTCCGACGCCCGCCGCCGG from Mycobacteriales bacterium harbors:
- a CDS encoding sensor histidine kinase, coding for MTATTETAAPADVFRHEAMLYAGPADFVAGTVPFIIDGLSAGEPVLVAAEPTKLDLVRAALDRDADRVRFADLADVGRNPSRIIPVWHDFVDECGSGGQRVRGIGEPIWAGRTAAEVVECQVHESLLNLAFADSTPWTLICPYDTDALDPGVIDRAYRSHPMTRRGDARRPSTSYRAPSEELASIGHALPEPTEVLEQRTVVFERLHDMRSAVARCATSLGLGSERTADLVIAVDELASNSAQYGGGDATMRLWQDEDCIVCEVTDRGAIDEPLVGRHRPALNAPSGRGLWLVNQLCDLVQLRTSAGGTVVRLHMALR